From a region of the Bermanella marisrubri genome:
- a CDS encoding outer membrane protein: MKSAYRSTLSTSVLISTLILCNVASASDTGFYLGIGGSGGSATESQEGVINTDYDYDHSQGDLKLGWVLESGNRFEISANAIDLEISDDERKYEGLDFDWYVPFGAQRLKPFVGIGFGLYEYTDLGDSNTVNKNLEGIALNFMAGVLFAFNENLELELSYEGKGIGWEETQAVGADIETTTDISSFGFGLRFKF, translated from the coding sequence ATGAAAAGCGCATATCGTTCTACTTTAAGTACAAGTGTATTAATTTCCACTCTAATCCTATGCAATGTGGCAAGTGCTAGTGACACCGGTTTCTATTTAGGGATTGGTGGTTCTGGCGGGTCCGCTACAGAAAGCCAAGAAGGCGTGATCAATACCGATTATGACTATGACCATAGCCAAGGAGATTTAAAGTTAGGTTGGGTTTTAGAATCTGGCAATCGTTTTGAAATTAGTGCCAATGCCATTGACTTAGAAATTAGTGATGATGAGCGCAAATACGAAGGTTTAGACTTTGATTGGTATGTTCCTTTTGGTGCCCAACGTTTAAAACCCTTTGTGGGCATTGGCTTTGGTCTATATGAGTATACCGATTTAGGTGATAGCAATACCGTAAACAAAAACCTAGAGGGAATTGCACTCAATTTTATGGCGGGCGTATTGTTTGCTTTTAATGAAAACTTAGAGTTGGAATTATCTTATGAAGGCAAAGGTATTGGTTGGGAAGAGACTCAAGCGGTTGGTGCCGACATAGAAACAACAACGGATATTTCATCATTTGGTTTTGGTCTGCGCTTTAAGTTTTAA
- the cysD gene encoding sulfate adenylyltransferase subunit CysD — MNIDRHLSHLQALEAEAIHIIREVATSFDNPCMFYSIGKDSTVMLHLARKAFHPAKVPFTLLHIDTTWEFGEMAQFRDRLVDKLDLNLKVHINHEALEMGIHPIESGSVKYNDFMKTQALKQALDDHKFDAALGGARRDEEKSRAKERVFSIRNHKHQWEPKSQRPELWNIYNTSLGMGESVRVFPLSNWTELDIWLYILREQIEIVPLYYAAPRLSWIDQDSGQILALDDERMLPHLTPQEKDSLAERWIRFRTLGCYPQTGAVESKATQVTDIIAEMLMSNTSERQGRLLDKDQSGSMEKKKREGYF, encoded by the coding sequence TTGAACATTGATCGTCATTTAAGTCATTTACAAGCATTGGAAGCGGAAGCGATTCATATCATACGCGAGGTGGCAACTAGCTTTGATAACCCTTGTATGTTTTATTCTATCGGCAAGGATTCAACCGTTATGCTTCACCTTGCACGTAAAGCTTTTCACCCCGCAAAGGTACCGTTCACGTTGTTGCATATCGATACCACGTGGGAGTTTGGTGAAATGGCTCAATTTCGCGACCGCTTGGTGGATAAATTGGATTTGAATTTAAAAGTTCATATTAATCATGAAGCCTTGGAAATGGGCATTCACCCAATTGAATCGGGTTCAGTGAAATACAATGATTTCATGAAAACCCAAGCATTAAAGCAGGCGCTTGATGATCATAAGTTTGATGCAGCTTTAGGTGGTGCCCGACGCGATGAAGAAAAGTCACGTGCCAAAGAACGAGTTTTTTCCATTCGTAACCACAAGCATCAATGGGAGCCTAAATCACAGCGACCGGAGTTATGGAATATTTACAATACCTCTCTCGGGATGGGAGAAAGTGTACGAGTATTTCCATTGTCCAACTGGACGGAGTTGGATATCTGGCTTTACATTTTGCGTGAGCAAATTGAAATTGTGCCTTTGTATTATGCGGCACCGCGCTTGAGTTGGATTGATCAAGATAGCGGACAAATTTTGGCGCTGGATGATGAGCGTATGCTGCCTCATTTAACACCTCAAGAGAAAGATTCTTTAGCTGAACGATGGATACGGTTCCGAACGCTTGGTTGCTACCCGCAAACCGGAGCCGTTGAAAGTAAAGCAACGCAGGTTACTGACATCATTGCTGAGATGCTGATGAGTAATACCAGTGAAAGACAGGGGCGGTTGTTGGATAAAGATCAATCCGGCTCCATGGAAAAGAAAAAGCGAGAGGGCTATTTCTGA
- a CDS encoding PAS domain-containing protein, protein MDITPIAKQATWPQGKNICSKTDLKGNITYINRAFMKVTQLHEGQLLGQPHNIIRHPDMPKGFFRHMWQELEAHHEFTGIIKNITSMGEYYWSDALINATDDGEGNQNGFFSVRREASQELIEQIEPIYKAMLEIEKPGTDESINASVQYFLKARITIQTSANKSHDISGVTS, encoded by the coding sequence ATGGATATCACGCCAATTGCCAAGCAAGCAACATGGCCGCAGGGAAAGAATATCTGCAGTAAAACAGATCTTAAGGGCAATATTACCTATATAAATCGCGCCTTTATGAAAGTTACTCAATTACATGAAGGCCAATTGCTGGGTCAGCCCCATAATATTATTCGCCATCCAGATATGCCCAAAGGGTTCTTCCGCCATATGTGGCAGGAATTAGAGGCGCATCATGAATTCACCGGCATTATTAAGAACATTACCTCTATGGGTGAATACTATTGGAGCGATGCGCTGATCAACGCCACTGATGATGGAGAAGGGAACCAAAACGGTTTTTTCTCCGTGCGAAGGGAAGCGTCACAAGAATTAATAGAGCAAATCGAACCCATTTATAAAGCCATGCTTGAAATAGAAAAACCTGGCACCGATGAATCCATCAACGCCAGTGTGCAATACTTTTTAAAAGCGCGCATTACGATACAAACTTCTGCTAATAAGAGCCATGACATAAGTGGAGTGACTTCATGA
- a CDS encoding methyl-accepting chemotaxis protein codes for MSKRSRLPLYRTQLFIVVGICIFSLIVAALAPLISKQYEHAITLGCLFLIALSISFLSWSAMKVEHLVRYMHGALRFANKGQLNRRITDTPNLGEIGFVAWELNDFLDQVETYFNEVNACMKRVETNDFDRLPIKENLYGQFAQSLDFFEHAIHVMRQGKKLQNSIALNSKLAELNVTNLINNLNLNQSDLITMSAQIDGVTELARNNRSRSQDANQNIKAMSSDIESIDNAMGKIVSVNETLSQQAKEIESSLTLINQITEQTTLLALNASIEAARAGEHGRGFAVVADEVKHLSQQTQKIAEEIFRKINGFTSAMKQTLDSSLHASEQAKRTNEKLVDVVQGVNTITDSADKIADVLVGVNRDSFLTLIKLDHIIYKQNAYFAINNESDQARQEVNLTHTECRMGKWYDSNDAQAGYSANHAFAQIEEPHRIIHEEVHKALSASAHASQSRPDIVVQHMSNAESASDQVFDLVNQLKHSSVSESDADLF; via the coding sequence ATGAGTAAACGCTCTCGCTTGCCACTTTATCGTACACAGTTATTCATTGTTGTGGGCATATGTATCTTTTCTTTAATAGTGGCCGCTCTAGCCCCTCTTATATCCAAGCAATATGAGCATGCTATTACACTTGGCTGTCTATTCCTTATCGCACTCAGCATTAGCTTTTTATCCTGGTCTGCGATGAAAGTCGAACATCTTGTCCGATACATGCATGGCGCTTTGCGTTTCGCAAACAAAGGCCAACTCAATCGTAGAATTACGGATACGCCTAATCTGGGTGAAATCGGTTTTGTAGCATGGGAATTAAATGATTTTTTAGATCAAGTGGAAACCTATTTTAACGAAGTCAATGCGTGTATGAAGCGAGTAGAAACGAATGACTTTGATCGTTTGCCTATCAAAGAAAACCTATACGGACAGTTTGCACAATCATTAGACTTTTTTGAGCACGCTATTCATGTTATGCGTCAAGGTAAAAAGCTGCAAAATAGTATCGCCTTGAACAGCAAGCTAGCAGAACTGAATGTTACCAACCTTATCAATAACTTAAACCTAAACCAATCCGACTTAATCACCATGAGTGCGCAAATTGATGGGGTGACTGAACTAGCGAGAAATAACCGCAGTCGCTCACAAGATGCCAATCAAAACATCAAGGCCATGAGTAGCGACATTGAAAGCATTGACAATGCCATGGGCAAGATTGTCTCGGTGAATGAAACGCTTAGTCAGCAAGCCAAAGAAATAGAGTCATCACTGACACTGATTAATCAAATTACCGAACAAACGACCCTATTAGCATTAAATGCCAGTATCGAAGCTGCTCGTGCCGGAGAGCATGGGCGAGGGTTTGCGGTGGTTGCGGATGAAGTAAAACACCTATCTCAGCAAACGCAAAAGATTGCAGAAGAAATTTTCAGAAAGATTAATGGCTTTACCTCTGCTATGAAACAAACCTTAGACTCATCTCTACATGCATCAGAGCAAGCGAAGCGCACCAATGAAAAGCTGGTTGATGTAGTCCAAGGCGTCAATACCATTACCGATTCAGCCGATAAAATTGCCGATGTATTGGTGGGTGTTAATCGTGATAGTTTCTTAACGCTGATCAAATTGGATCACATTATCTACAAGCAAAACGCGTATTTTGCTATCAATAACGAAAGTGATCAGGCGAGACAGGAAGTGAATTTGACCCATACTGAATGCCGTATGGGTAAGTGGTATGACTCTAACGATGCTCAAGCAGGCTATTCAGCCAATCATGCATTTGCACAAATTGAAGAACCTCATCGCATTATTCACGAAGAGGTTCATAAAGCACTTTCAGCCTCAGCCCATGCCTCTCAATCTCGTCCCGATATCGTGGTACAGCACATGAGCAATGCCGAATCCGCCAGTGATCAAGTCTTTGACTTAGTGAATCAGCTTAAACATTCTTCTGTATCAGAGTCTGATGCCGACTTATTTTGA
- a CDS encoding NADH-quinone oxidoreductase subunit L encodes MQDWMMFGAYLMVPVILAMAAIAVLLNRDTIIWGIAKCATGIAFIFASLLAVMALFGARTSEPTSWIAITPLTQILMILVSFIALVVMRYSHRYLEGEPRQARFVALLLMTFSAVNVVLLSNHMLLMLVAWITVSLSMHQLLMFYPERPRAALAAHKKFLFARLAEGSLLLAFILLYHVHGTWQIDLVLAAYQGSEVALSFHEQLAAVLIANTALIKCAQLPMHGWLIQVVESPTPVSAALHGGVINMGGFLLMSFAALFSQAFVAQWFVLIVAGLSTVFAAWIMATRISVKVRLAWSTSAQMGLMLVECALGLYELALLHLVAHSCYKAYAFLSAGDAVNQYKQRLLAWGRVPEIKDWINAFLLAGILVGLAILAANHINQNLTLMLSPWLLILLALTTYLAERRSQLHALSIVQLLAGALFLVVSYTLLKSLAALSFSDVVVQHQGYADIWMSVLFAFLFSGYLLQRYALHWHAVQKIQLYLYAGLYLDEWATRITLKVWPIRLPMRMKAKQLQSSHKESLS; translated from the coding sequence ATGCAAGATTGGATGATGTTTGGAGCTTACTTGATGGTTCCCGTGATTCTAGCAATGGCTGCGATAGCGGTATTGCTTAATCGCGACACCATAATTTGGGGTATCGCTAAGTGTGCCACGGGAATCGCCTTCATTTTTGCTAGTCTGCTGGCCGTGATGGCTTTATTCGGTGCTCGTACTAGTGAGCCGACATCTTGGATTGCCATTACTCCACTGACTCAAATTTTAATGATATTGGTCAGTTTTATTGCCCTAGTGGTAATGCGTTATAGCCATCGCTACCTAGAGGGGGAACCGAGACAAGCTCGCTTTGTTGCTCTGCTTCTTATGACATTTTCAGCGGTGAATGTAGTACTGCTAAGTAATCACATGTTGCTGATGTTGGTGGCATGGATAACCGTTAGCTTATCCATGCACCAACTACTGATGTTCTATCCAGAAAGGCCACGAGCAGCTTTGGCTGCCCACAAAAAGTTTTTGTTTGCGCGCTTAGCAGAGGGGTCTTTGTTGCTCGCATTCATCTTGCTATACCACGTGCATGGCACATGGCAGATTGATTTAGTATTGGCCGCATATCAAGGTAGCGAAGTCGCACTGAGTTTTCATGAGCAACTGGCGGCTGTGTTAATTGCGAATACAGCTCTTATCAAGTGTGCGCAGTTACCCATGCACGGTTGGTTGATCCAAGTAGTTGAATCGCCTACTCCTGTGTCGGCAGCCTTACATGGTGGCGTTATTAACATGGGTGGTTTTCTACTCATGAGCTTTGCTGCGTTATTTAGCCAAGCGTTCGTAGCTCAATGGTTCGTCTTAATTGTGGCTGGCCTCTCAACGGTATTCGCCGCTTGGATTATGGCAACACGTATTAGTGTGAAAGTCCGTTTAGCTTGGTCTACCAGCGCACAAATGGGATTGATGCTTGTGGAATGTGCTCTTGGTCTATACGAGCTCGCTCTGTTGCACCTTGTCGCTCACTCTTGCTACAAAGCGTACGCATTTTTGTCGGCCGGAGATGCGGTCAACCAATATAAACAGCGCTTGTTGGCTTGGGGGCGCGTGCCTGAGATCAAAGATTGGATTAACGCTTTCTTGCTAGCAGGCATTTTAGTCGGCTTAGCCATTTTGGCTGCCAATCACATTAATCAAAACTTGACGTTAATGTTGAGCCCTTGGTTGCTTATCTTGCTGGCGTTAACCACTTATTTGGCTGAGCGTCGTAGTCAATTACACGCACTATCGATTGTTCAACTTTTAGCGGGTGCTTTGTTTTTGGTGGTCAGTTATACACTTCTTAAGTCCTTAGCGGCCTTAAGCTTTTCTGATGTGGTTGTTCAGCATCAAGGGTATGCAGACATTTGGATGAGTGTGCTGTTTGCATTCTTGTTCTCTGGATATCTTTTACAACGCTATGCCTTGCATTGGCATGCAGTGCAAAAAATTCAATTGTATCTCTATGCAGGCTTATACCTAGATGAGTGGGCGACGCGCATTACGCTAAAGGTATGGCCAATACGTTTACCGATGCGAATGAAAGCGAAACAACTCCAGTCTTCACATAAGGAGTCATTATCATGA
- a CDS encoding YbcC family protein, producing MIPVKQDVEMALAENIENLLHKACEKIAPTWPLDEFIAVNPFWKMRNESIDQVSSKLSALAQVQCLMPASYYLQQWQQGKIKEKHLQRAASLMGSKETNKNLLAVVKQQSDLPHWHHISDLLDSGRDRQHKMAWRDEITHQISQFCAAYFQKDGPVNPTRLGESKNLYEQWLWVVQKDKGIAILMDEARLNDYFKQLPDNEESLIARALMDLQVSEIAIEDYAHALLLDINGWASWIAYLNWQKDLGQSENNVPSMMSLLAIRMAWEWVLWQYHNDEYPHLGRKLSHMWQKEQASLPQLIRQHEDLQKTLWVWQRAMELAYQEQIAEQLLANNESKDLQSAKIERPKLQAAFCIDVRSEVIRRALESQNSDIQTLGFAGFFGLPIEYSPLGSQRSRKQLPGLLAPSIRAELDSFARHEQEQKASRGYNSQARYQEWSQSSAASFSMVEAGGWMYAFKLLKQSFWPSKKSDSMVPDNHSWVLKTGHRSLTREEKSNLAATILKAMGLTHNIAPSVLLVGHGVQCSNNPHAAGLECGACGGQSGEVNVRVLAQLLNDSRVREDMAQFDINIPLETQFIAALHNTTTDEIRILSEGHTLRLEMQEWLQNAQVLAQQERAVRLKLDASDERLSQYIEQRTKDWSQVRPEWGLANNAAFIIAPRDMSQSVDLQGRAFLHDYDWQKDQDGSLLRTIMTAPMVVTNWINMQYNASVWDNHKYGSGNKVLHNVVGGNIGVFEGNGGDLRIGLPMQSIHDGENWQHQAMRLSVFIRAPRERIEQIIETESVVSDLVKNGWLHLLQISDDGKNVAQFALNQWHEMGVDTIEH from the coding sequence ATGATCCCTGTAAAACAAGATGTTGAAATGGCGCTTGCAGAAAATATTGAAAACCTACTTCACAAGGCCTGTGAAAAGATTGCGCCCACTTGGCCTTTAGATGAATTCATTGCCGTGAATCCATTCTGGAAAATGCGTAATGAGTCTATAGACCAAGTTTCTTCCAAGCTATCTGCTCTTGCACAAGTGCAATGCTTAATGCCTGCCAGTTACTATTTGCAACAGTGGCAGCAGGGAAAAATTAAAGAAAAACATTTGCAGCGTGCTGCAAGCCTAATGGGTTCAAAAGAAACCAATAAAAACCTTTTAGCGGTTGTCAAACAGCAAAGTGACTTGCCCCATTGGCATCATATTAGTGACTTACTGGATAGTGGTCGTGATCGTCAGCATAAAATGGCGTGGCGTGATGAAATCACTCATCAAATCAGTCAGTTTTGCGCGGCTTACTTTCAGAAAGACGGTCCAGTTAACCCAACCCGCCTTGGTGAAAGTAAAAATCTTTACGAGCAGTGGTTATGGGTTGTGCAAAAAGATAAAGGCATTGCCATTCTTATGGATGAGGCGCGCTTGAATGATTACTTTAAACAGCTACCCGATAATGAAGAGAGTCTAATCGCACGTGCCCTTATGGATCTCCAAGTCAGTGAAATTGCAATTGAAGACTATGCACACGCCTTGCTTTTAGATATTAATGGTTGGGCTTCCTGGATTGCCTATTTAAATTGGCAAAAGGATCTTGGCCAAAGTGAAAATAATGTGCCTAGCATGATGAGCTTATTGGCGATTCGTATGGCCTGGGAATGGGTGCTTTGGCAATATCATAATGATGAATACCCCCATTTGGGGCGTAAGCTTTCTCATATGTGGCAGAAAGAACAAGCCTCTCTACCGCAACTTATCCGTCAGCATGAAGATTTGCAAAAAACACTCTGGGTTTGGCAGCGAGCAATGGAACTGGCTTATCAGGAGCAGATTGCTGAGCAGTTGCTCGCAAACAATGAAAGCAAGGATTTACAGTCGGCGAAAATTGAACGACCTAAACTGCAAGCGGCATTTTGTATTGACGTTCGCTCTGAGGTGATTCGTCGTGCATTAGAGTCACAGAATTCGGACATTCAAACACTTGGCTTTGCAGGTTTCTTTGGTTTACCCATTGAATATTCGCCACTGGGTTCACAGCGTTCAAGAAAACAGTTGCCGGGATTATTAGCACCGAGCATTCGAGCTGAGCTTGATAGCTTTGCTCGCCATGAGCAAGAGCAAAAAGCAAGTCGGGGCTATAACAGTCAGGCTCGATATCAAGAGTGGAGCCAAAGTTCGGCTGCTTCTTTCAGTATGGTCGAGGCAGGTGGATGGATGTATGCCTTTAAACTACTGAAGCAAAGCTTTTGGCCCAGCAAAAAATCAGATTCCATGGTGCCCGATAATCATTCTTGGGTATTAAAAACCGGACATCGATCATTAACCCGCGAAGAAAAAAGCAATCTAGCGGCCACTATTTTGAAAGCAATGGGATTAACACACAACATTGCGCCTAGCGTATTACTGGTAGGCCATGGTGTGCAGTGCAGTAACAATCCACATGCAGCCGGGTTGGAATGTGGCGCTTGCGGTGGACAGAGTGGTGAAGTGAATGTGCGCGTATTAGCGCAACTCTTGAATGATTCTCGAGTTCGTGAGGATATGGCTCAGTTTGATATTAATATTCCATTAGAAACTCAGTTTATTGCTGCGTTGCATAACACAACGACGGATGAAATTCGCATTTTGAGTGAAGGTCATACACTACGCTTAGAGATGCAAGAGTGGTTGCAAAACGCGCAAGTTCTTGCCCAGCAAGAACGAGCTGTTCGGCTTAAATTAGATGCCAGTGATGAGCGCCTGTCTCAATACATTGAGCAGCGTACAAAAGATTGGTCACAAGTACGTCCTGAATGGGGATTGGCAAATAATGCAGCATTTATCATCGCGCCCCGCGATATGAGTCAATCCGTGGATTTACAAGGAAGGGCGTTTTTACACGATTATGATTGGCAAAAAGATCAAGACGGTTCTTTGCTGCGTACCATAATGACAGCCCCTATGGTGGTCACCAATTGGATAAACATGCAATACAATGCATCGGTTTGGGATAACCATAAATACGGTAGTGGCAATAAGGTATTGCATAATGTGGTGGGCGGCAATATCGGCGTATTTGAGGGCAATGGTGGTGATCTACGAATAGGTTTACCTATGCAGTCGATTCATGATGGCGAAAACTGGCAGCATCAAGCAATGCGTTTAAGTGTATTTATTAGAGCACCAAGAGAACGCATCGAGCAGATTATCGAAACTGAATCTGTAGTGAGTGACCTAGTCAAAAATGGGTGGCTGCATCTATTGCAGATTTCGGATGATGGGAAAAACGTTGCGCAATTTGCTTTAAACCAATGGCATGAAATGGGAGTAGATACAATTGAACATTGA
- a CDS encoding L-threonylcarbamoyladenylate synthase has protein sequence MTAKLLKAHSAKDRQQAGAILKQGGLVAVPTETVYGLAADARNDIALASIFEAKGRPVDHPLILHIANSTELEKWARDVPHIAQSLVEAFWPGALTLVLKKAEGVSDILTGGLDTVAIRMPNQPALLDILRTHELIVAAPSANPYEKLSPTQAHHVMNGMGELIDAVVDGGACEQGIESTILDISDYPRTSPRVLRPGPISASQIEAVLDQTVLQPDNHNEKVSGNKKVHYRPKATLVLCETEQLDALIRNGVAGVFLYHSEIIETALNDSQLHGDQIALRLPADHQGYAQSWYSTLHEVDCLMPDTVYTECVPNNTEWSGIANRIARAAIELNAYDQNKSASDSDTEECLS, from the coding sequence ATGACAGCAAAATTATTGAAAGCCCATTCAGCGAAGGATCGTCAGCAAGCGGGTGCGATTCTAAAGCAGGGCGGACTGGTAGCCGTGCCCACTGAGACGGTGTATGGCTTGGCGGCAGACGCGCGCAACGATATTGCGCTGGCGTCGATTTTTGAAGCGAAAGGCCGGCCTGTTGATCATCCACTTATCTTACATATTGCCAATAGCACGGAGCTAGAAAAATGGGCCCGTGATGTGCCGCATATTGCTCAAAGTTTGGTAGAAGCTTTTTGGCCTGGTGCGCTTACATTAGTTTTGAAAAAAGCTGAAGGCGTATCGGATATTCTTACCGGTGGTTTGGACACCGTTGCCATTCGTATGCCAAATCAACCAGCATTACTCGATATATTGCGCACTCATGAATTGATAGTGGCGGCACCTTCCGCTAATCCCTATGAAAAATTGAGCCCTACTCAAGCGCATCATGTTATGAACGGTATGGGAGAGCTTATTGATGCAGTGGTTGATGGTGGTGCTTGTGAGCAAGGAATCGAATCGACGATTTTGGATATCAGTGACTATCCTCGGACGTCACCGCGGGTTTTACGCCCTGGTCCGATATCAGCATCACAAATTGAAGCGGTATTAGATCAAACCGTGCTACAACCTGATAATCACAACGAAAAAGTGTCAGGTAACAAAAAAGTTCACTATCGACCAAAAGCTACCCTAGTTTTGTGTGAAACCGAACAGCTAGACGCACTCATAAGAAACGGTGTTGCAGGTGTGTTTCTTTATCATAGCGAGATAATTGAAACCGCTCTTAACGACAGTCAGTTGCATGGTGATCAAATTGCTTTGCGCTTACCTGCCGATCATCAAGGTTATGCTCAATCTTGGTATAGCACATTGCATGAAGTGGACTGCCTAATGCCTGATACCGTCTACACAGAGTGTGTACCCAATAATACCGAATGGTCTGGCATCGCAAATCGCATAGCAAGAGCGGCTATCGAGCTGAATGCTTATGATCAAAATAAGTCGGCATCAGACTCTGATACAGAAGAATGTTTAAGCTGA